One Nocardia sp. BMG111209 DNA segment encodes these proteins:
- the mshB gene encoding N-acetyl-1-D-myo-inositol-2-amino-2-deoxy-alpha-D-glucopyranoside deacetylase, with the protein MTAGGLLLVHAHPDDETIGTGGTIAHYRRRGVPVTVVTCTLGEEGEVIGSRWAELVSSRADQLGGYRIGELSGALAALGVAEPYFLGGAGRWRDSGMSGTTAAPREAESAGHPRAFVHSGSAAVEALAAVLVRRRPRVVVCYDPRGGYGHPDHLRAHRITMAAVETAAGNGWDVPKLYWSVVDDGVLQRHIDAMAGEAADLPAGWRLPPPGELACVPSESVTAVIDIAAVLPAKCAALRAHATQVRVAPTDRAFALSNDIAQPILPEEHYTLVRGRPGPVGPDGRERDLFAGLPGSPGDVAAE; encoded by the coding sequence GTGACCGCGGGCGGCCTGCTGCTGGTGCACGCGCATCCGGACGACGAGACCATCGGCACCGGCGGCACCATCGCGCACTACCGCCGCCGCGGCGTTCCGGTGACGGTGGTGACCTGCACCCTCGGCGAGGAGGGTGAGGTGATCGGGTCGCGCTGGGCCGAGTTGGTCAGCTCCCGCGCCGACCAGCTCGGCGGTTACCGGATCGGCGAATTGTCCGGGGCCCTGGCCGCATTGGGGGTGGCCGAGCCGTACTTCCTCGGTGGGGCCGGGCGCTGGCGCGATTCCGGGATGTCCGGGACCACCGCGGCGCCGCGGGAGGCCGAATCCGCCGGGCACCCACGCGCTTTCGTTCATTCCGGATCCGCCGCGGTCGAGGCGCTGGCCGCGGTGCTGGTGCGGCGGCGGCCGCGGGTGGTGGTGTGCTACGACCCCCGGGGCGGCTACGGCCATCCGGATCATCTTCGCGCCCATCGGATCACGATGGCAGCGGTGGAGACGGCCGCCGGGAACGGCTGGGACGTACCGAAACTGTACTGGTCGGTCGTCGATGACGGTGTGCTGCAACGGCATATCGACGCGATGGCCGGCGAAGCGGCAGACCTCCCGGCCGGTTGGCGGTTGCCACCGCCGGGCGAATTGGCTTGTGTGCCGAGCGAATCCGTCACGGCGGTGATCGACATCGCGGCGGTGCTGCCCGCCAAGTGCGCCGCCCTGCGCGCGCACGCGACCCAGGTGCGCGTGGCGCCCACCGATCGCGCCTTCGCGCTGTCCAACGACATCGCCCAGCCGATCCTGCCGGAGGAGCACTACACGCTGGTCCGCGGCCGGCCGGGTCCGGTGGGCCCCGACGGCCGCGAACGTGATCTGTTCGCCGGATTGCCGGGTTCCCCCGGCGATGTCGCGGCGGAATGA
- a CDS encoding nitrate- and nitrite sensing domain-containing protein, whose protein sequence is MSGGERGIRGRVSVRVRLLAIVAISSVTLLVLGVTAAGYLVRSGSAAKDWAELAGSTTTPAVLMVKSFEEERRLSLLQLGGSPDAAAGLAVARQHSDEALAAIIAKGDAARKLNPDGSQDEIAGYQQLFTMVPQIRTGVDTRLVPPDQVFQFFTGVIETIASASVLAARVAPGAGVAMALNFGVHPLRAAEAMSKADTLGTVALVRGELTPAQLIEFDGYVGEFRSAAAYAATVLKGSRLAQLTAITGGAAWQQVIAMQDAIAVRGPVTPDGDDSRSAAGRSGRPALPLSTTAWQNASAQVGAGLLTLWEDQSHDAQAIARADSSRQANNSLAGGAAVLVLALLALLAALLLANGFVARMHRLRSHTLELAGERLPALMERLRRGEHVDPDAEVSRLDFGTDELGEVADAFNRAHVAAVAAAVAEARTRAGFNAVFLNIAHRSQVVVHRQLALLDRAERTEEDADQLEMLFELDHLATRARRNAENLIILGGGQPGRRWRKPVPLHDVIRAAVAEGLDYARCRIGRVPDVRIAGDAVADLIHLMAELTDNATAFSPPPARVDISAAVVGRGLAVEISDQGLGMPAADLAARNELLSHPPEFSMATVSGDTRLGLFVVAKLAARHAISVHLGDSDYGGVRVIVLIPRNLIDANSAGLQPMSLEENGRPPRPRLLEAQAEAMEFQDRGR, encoded by the coding sequence ATGTCTGGCGGCGAGCGGGGCATCCGGGGCCGGGTCAGCGTCCGGGTGCGATTGCTGGCGATCGTGGCCATCTCCAGCGTCACGTTGCTGGTGCTGGGGGTCACCGCGGCCGGCTATCTCGTGAGATCCGGTAGTGCGGCGAAGGATTGGGCCGAACTGGCCGGCAGTACCACGACACCGGCCGTCCTGATGGTCAAGTCGTTCGAGGAGGAACGCCGATTGTCGCTGCTGCAACTGGGTGGCAGCCCGGACGCGGCGGCGGGACTGGCCGTCGCGCGGCAGCATTCCGACGAGGCGCTGGCCGCCATCATCGCCAAGGGCGACGCCGCCAGGAAGTTGAATCCCGACGGCTCCCAGGACGAGATCGCGGGCTATCAGCAGCTGTTCACTATGGTCCCGCAGATCCGCACCGGCGTGGATACCCGGCTGGTGCCGCCGGATCAGGTGTTCCAGTTCTTCACCGGGGTGATCGAGACCATCGCCAGCGCTTCGGTACTCGCCGCGCGCGTGGCGCCCGGCGCCGGTGTGGCGATGGCGTTGAACTTCGGCGTGCACCCACTGCGCGCGGCGGAGGCGATGTCGAAGGCCGACACCCTCGGCACGGTGGCCCTCGTCCGCGGTGAGCTGACCCCGGCCCAGCTCATCGAATTCGACGGCTATGTCGGCGAATTCCGCAGTGCGGCAGCCTATGCGGCGACCGTGCTGAAGGGATCACGACTGGCCCAGCTGACCGCGATCACCGGGGGCGCCGCCTGGCAGCAGGTGATCGCGATGCAGGACGCGATCGCGGTGCGCGGACCGGTCACCCCGGACGGTGACGATTCCCGTTCCGCCGCGGGCAGATCCGGCCGGCCCGCACTGCCGCTGAGCACGACGGCCTGGCAGAACGCCTCCGCCCAGGTGGGTGCGGGCCTGCTGACCCTGTGGGAGGACCAGAGCCACGACGCGCAGGCCATCGCCCGCGCCGACAGCTCCCGGCAGGCGAACAACTCCCTGGCCGGCGGCGCGGCCGTGCTGGTACTCGCGCTGCTGGCGCTGCTCGCGGCCCTGCTGCTGGCCAACGGATTCGTCGCGCGGATGCACCGGTTGCGCAGTCACACACTGGAATTGGCCGGTGAGCGGCTACCCGCGCTGATGGAGCGGCTGCGCCGCGGCGAACACGTCGATCCGGACGCCGAGGTGTCCCGGCTGGATTTCGGCACCGACGAACTCGGCGAGGTGGCCGACGCGTTCAACCGCGCACACGTCGCCGCGGTGGCCGCCGCGGTGGCGGAGGCGCGGACCCGGGCGGGCTTCAACGCGGTATTCCTCAATATCGCGCACCGCAGTCAGGTCGTGGTGCACCGGCAGCTCGCCCTGCTCGATCGGGCCGAGCGCACGGAGGAGGACGCCGATCAGCTGGAGATGCTGTTCGAGCTCGACCATCTGGCCACCCGGGCCCGGCGCAACGCCGAGAATCTGATCATCCTCGGCGGCGGGCAGCCGGGCCGGCGCTGGCGCAAACCGGTGCCGCTGCACGATGTGATCCGGGCGGCCGTGGCGGAGGGCCTCGACTACGCCCGCTGCCGGATCGGACGGGTGCCCGACGTGCGGATCGCGGGCGACGCGGTCGCCGACCTCATCCATCTGATGGCCGAACTCACCGACAACGCGACCGCCTTCTCGCCGCCACCGGCGCGGGTCGACATCTCGGCGGCGGTGGTCGGCCGCGGCCTGGCGGTGGAGATCTCCGATCAGGGCCTGGGCATGCCGGCGGCGGATCTGGCGGCCCGAAACGAATTGCTCTCGCATCCACCGGAATTCAGCATGGCCACGGTATCCGGGGACACCCGGCTGGGTCTGTTCGTGGTCGCCAAACTCGCTGCCCGCCATGCCATCTCGGTACATCTGGGTGATTCCGACTACGGCGGCGTGCGGGTGATCGTGCTGATCCCGCGCAATCTGATCGACGCGAATTCGGCCGGGCTGCAACCGATGTCGCTCGAGGAGAACGGCCGTCCGCCGCGGCCGCGGCTGCTCGAGGCGCAGGCCGAGGCGATGGAGTTCCAGGACCGCGGGAGATGA
- a CDS encoding mannosyltransferase has protein sequence MLCSPVTRSESMRAVTRLPASSHLTGGTRGRLAIAALALSVLARLLWMLLSPNGINVVDLHVYVNGAHELGTGHLYDFTYADKTPDFPLPFTYPPFAAIVFYPLHWLPFTAVAVGWTLLTAAALYAVVRICLTMLLGEQARTAKWRTAAVAWTAVGLWLEPVRTTLDYGQVNVFLVLAAIVAAYSSLWWLSGLLVGAAAGIKLTPAVTGLYFLTQRRWASAVWAAAVFAGTIGVSLLISPAETRTYFGPLIGDANRIGPVGSVWNQSLRGALSRILGRDAGAPWYLDGHRVPEGPWWVAGIVVTAVLTVFAWRAVGSDDRLGTLLVVQLFGLMVSPISWSHHWVWLLPLMLWLLYGPLRAVRGARLLAGYWLVTTLAGVPWLLSFAQPSIWTISRPGILAWLGAVDVIGVLVFYVWLIRAKRGGAVTPTAPPSDLSRAPAGHPAG, from the coding sequence ATGTTGTGCTCGCCTGTCACCCGATCCGAAAGCATGCGCGCCGTGACTCGACTCCCCGCCAGTTCCCACCTCACCGGCGGAACCCGCGGACGCCTCGCCATCGCCGCACTGGCTCTGTCGGTGCTGGCCAGGCTCTTGTGGATGCTGTTGTCGCCCAACGGCATCAACGTGGTCGACTTGCACGTGTACGTCAACGGCGCACATGAGCTGGGCACCGGTCATCTCTACGATTTCACCTACGCCGACAAGACCCCCGATTTCCCGTTGCCTTTCACGTATCCACCGTTCGCGGCGATCGTGTTCTATCCCTTGCACTGGCTGCCGTTCACGGCGGTCGCGGTGGGCTGGACCCTGCTCACCGCGGCGGCGCTGTACGCGGTGGTGCGAATCTGCCTGACGATGCTGCTCGGCGAGCAGGCCCGGACCGCGAAATGGCGTACCGCCGCGGTGGCCTGGACCGCGGTGGGATTGTGGCTGGAGCCGGTGCGCACGACCCTCGACTACGGACAGGTCAACGTCTTCCTGGTGCTGGCGGCGATCGTGGCCGCGTACAGCTCGCTGTGGTGGTTGTCCGGGCTGCTGGTCGGCGCGGCCGCGGGGATCAAGCTGACCCCGGCGGTCACCGGGCTCTATTTCCTGACCCAGCGGCGCTGGGCGAGCGCGGTATGGGCCGCGGCCGTCTTCGCGGGCACGATCGGCGTGAGCCTGCTGATCAGTCCGGCCGAGACCCGCACCTATTTCGGGCCGCTGATCGGTGACGCCAATCGGATCGGCCCGGTCGGCTCGGTGTGGAATCAGTCACTGCGCGGGGCGTTGTCGCGCATCCTCGGCCGGGACGCGGGCGCGCCCTGGTATCTGGACGGGCATCGCGTCCCGGAAGGGCCCTGGTGGGTGGCCGGGATCGTGGTGACGGCGGTGCTCACGGTATTCGCCTGGCGCGCGGTCGGATCCGACGACCGGCTCGGCACGCTGCTGGTGGTGCAGCTGTTCGGGCTGATGGTGTCGCCGATCTCCTGGTCGCACCACTGGGTGTGGCTGCTGCCGCTGATGTTGTGGCTGCTGTACGGGCCGCTGCGGGCGGTCCGGGGCGCGCGGCTGCTCGCGGGGTACTGGCTGGTCACGACGCTGGCCGGGGTGCCGTGGCTGTTGTCGTTCGCGCAGCCGTCGATCTGGACCATCTCCCGGCCCGGCATCCTGGCCTGGCTGGGGGCGGTCGACGTGATCGGCGTGCTGGTCTTCTACGTGTGGCTGATCCGCGCGAAACGCGGCGGGGCGGTCACGCCGACTGCGCCGCCATCAGATCTATCTCGTGCGCCAGCAGGACATCCAGCCGGGTGA
- a CDS encoding 4a-hydroxytetrahydrobiopterin dehydratase: MSTALLTDEEIAAALTDLPEWTRTGDSIGRTVEAASFLAGIGLVTRVATAAEAADHHPDIDIRWRRVTFTLSTHSAGGLTRLDVLLAHEIDLMAAQSA; this comes from the coding sequence ATGAGCACTGCACTGCTGACCGACGAGGAAATCGCCGCCGCCCTGACGGACCTGCCCGAGTGGACCCGCACCGGCGACAGCATCGGCCGGACCGTCGAGGCCGCGAGCTTCCTGGCGGGAATCGGCCTGGTCACCCGGGTCGCCACCGCCGCGGAGGCCGCCGACCATCACCCCGATATCGATATCCGGTGGCGCCGGGTCACTTTCACCCTGTCGACGCATTCCGCCGGCGGGCTCACCCGGCTGGATGTCCTGCTGGCGCACGAGATAGATCTGATGGCGGCGCAGTCGGCGTGA
- a CDS encoding ABC transporter substrate-binding protein, whose protein sequence is MLRVLTVTLAASVVVLTGCTANPPPPIESTDSPKTTPAKPTKSTVVVAVDDIGIGLNPHLRSNQSPATNAVASLVFPSPFKPVPSAVPGSPAGATDWVPDTALLASADVTAQEPFTVTYKVQNQASWSDGAPIAAEDFRYLWQQMISQPGVVDPAGYRLISDITSSEGGKTVTVVLSQEYPAWRQLFSDLLPSHLLKDSPGGFQRSLTVDRGLIDQNPISGGQFRVKQADAGREEILLERNDRYWGTPAVPDQILLRRGGTAAQLAESLRSGDTQMALVHGGVATQAQLAAIPSVRTATMPQARVMQLTLNGRTGDLSDARVRRAVLGLLDPVLLATVGAQTGSWVDPVRAQVLTPSDPGYAPTAPPRPAPDEVFTLLNEAGFGRAPEQQPAGNTTTSPAPQPRPIAKNGRTLTIHLAAVDKDPSTLAVANTAADQLRSAGIDATVRSLPADELYGKDLLDGTVDAIVGWERAGEDAATVLASRYGCPAAATPGGEDTAAVEAARKAPANVSGVCDPALQAATDGALRGQDAAKVIADAEPHLWELATVLPIMQDNGVAAAGPRVDGVSLNGAIQVGIFGGAATWRRLS, encoded by the coding sequence CTGCTGCGGGTACTGACGGTGACGCTGGCGGCATCGGTGGTGGTGCTGACCGGATGTACGGCGAACCCGCCGCCGCCGATCGAGAGCACCGACAGTCCGAAGACCACGCCGGCGAAGCCGACCAAGAGCACGGTCGTGGTGGCCGTCGACGACATCGGCATCGGGCTGAATCCGCATCTGCGCTCGAACCAGTCGCCGGCGACCAACGCGGTCGCCTCGCTGGTGTTCCCGAGCCCGTTCAAACCGGTGCCCTCGGCGGTGCCGGGGTCGCCGGCCGGGGCCACCGACTGGGTGCCCGACACCGCGCTGCTGGCGTCGGCGGACGTCACCGCGCAGGAGCCGTTCACGGTCACCTACAAGGTCCAGAACCAGGCCTCCTGGTCCGACGGCGCACCCATCGCGGCGGAGGATTTCCGCTACCTGTGGCAGCAGATGATCTCGCAGCCCGGGGTGGTGGATCCGGCCGGCTACCGACTGATCTCCGATATCACCTCCTCCGAGGGCGGTAAGACGGTGACCGTCGTGCTGAGCCAGGAGTATCCGGCGTGGCGGCAGCTGTTCAGCGATCTGCTGCCCTCCCATCTGCTCAAGGACTCACCGGGCGGATTCCAGCGGTCGCTGACCGTCGATCGCGGGCTGATCGATCAGAACCCGATCTCCGGCGGGCAGTTCCGGGTGAAGCAGGCCGACGCCGGGCGGGAGGAGATCCTGCTCGAGCGCAACGACCGCTATTGGGGGACGCCCGCGGTGCCGGATCAGATCCTGCTGCGCCGCGGCGGTACCGCCGCGCAGCTGGCCGAATCGCTGCGGTCCGGTGACACCCAGATGGCCCTGGTCCACGGCGGCGTGGCGACCCAGGCCCAGCTGGCCGCGATCCCGTCGGTGCGCACCGCGACCATGCCGCAGGCCCGGGTGATGCAGCTGACCCTCAACGGGCGGACCGGCGATCTGTCCGACGCCCGGGTGCGGCGGGCCGTCCTGGGCCTGCTGGATCCGGTGCTGCTGGCGACCGTCGGGGCGCAGACCGGGTCCTGGGTGGATCCGGTGCGTGCCCAGGTGCTGACCCCCTCGGATCCCGGCTACGCGCCGACCGCACCGCCGCGGCCGGCGCCGGACGAGGTGTTCACCCTGCTCAACGAGGCCGGATTCGGCCGGGCCCCGGAGCAACAGCCGGCGGGCAACACGACCACCTCACCCGCGCCGCAGCCGCGTCCGATCGCCAAGAACGGCCGGACCCTGACCATCCATCTGGCCGCGGTCGACAAGGATCCGAGCACGCTCGCGGTCGCCAATACGGCGGCCGATCAGCTGCGCAGCGCCGGGATCGACGCGACCGTGCGCAGCCTGCCCGCCGACGAGCTGTACGGCAAGGATCTGCTGGACGGCACCGTCGACGCGATCGTGGGCTGGGAGCGGGCCGGGGAGGACGCGGCCACGGTGCTGGCCTCCCGCTACGGCTGTCCCGCGGCGGCGACCCCCGGCGGTGAGGACACCGCGGCGGTGGAGGCGGCCCGCAAGGCGCCGGCCAACGTCTCCGGGGTCTGTGATCCGGCGTTGCAGGCGGCGACCGACGGCGCGCTGCGCGGTCAGGACGCGGCGAAGGTGATCGCCGACGCCGAGCCTCATCTGTGGGAGCTGGCGACGGTGCTGCCGATCATGCAGGACAACGGGGTCGCCGCGGCCGGTCCGCGGGTGGACGGGGTGTCGCTGAACGGCGCGATCCAGGTCGGCATCTTCGGCGGGGCCGCCACCTGGCGACGGTTGTCGTGA
- the typA gene encoding translational GTPase TypA has translation MSSVEFRNVAIVAHVDHGKTTLVDAMLKQSGAFAERAEVVDRVMDSGDLEREKGITILAKNTAVHRHHADGSVTVINVIDTPGHADFGGEVERGLSMVDGVVLLVDASEGPLPQTRFVLRKALAASLPVILVVNKTDRPDARIEEVVEESHDLLLDLASDLDDEASEAAELALDLPVLYASGREGKASTTKPENGNAPAAENLDELFEVLLKYIPAPKGDKDAPLQAHVTNLDASPFLGRIGLVRIHNGTLRKGSNVAWMHGDGVKTVRITELLQTIGVERKPGEEAVAGDIVAIAGIPEIMIGDTLADVENPVALPRITVDEPAISVTIGTNTSPLVGRVQGHKLTARMVKARLDQELVGNVSLRVLDIGRPDAWEVQGRGELALAILVEQMRREGFELTVGKPQVVTRTVDGKIHEPFEELTVDCPDEYLGAVTQLLASRKGKMVQMSNHSAGWVRMEFIVPSRGLIGFRTDFLTETRGTGIANAVFDGYAPWAGEIRARHTGSLVSDRAGSVTPFAMIQLADRGQFFVEPGADTYEGHVVGVNPRAEDLDINVTREKKLTNMRSATGDVLETLAKPLQLDLESAMEFCAVDECVEVTPQIVRVRKLILNATERGRELSRRKARDRAATGA, from the coding sequence GTGTCGTCTGTCGAGTTCCGCAATGTTGCCATTGTGGCTCACGTAGACCACGGCAAGACGACGCTGGTCGATGCCATGCTCAAGCAGTCCGGCGCGTTCGCCGAACGGGCCGAGGTCGTCGACCGGGTGATGGACTCCGGTGACCTCGAGCGCGAGAAGGGCATCACCATTCTCGCCAAGAACACCGCGGTGCATCGGCACCACGCCGACGGCAGCGTCACCGTGATCAACGTGATCGATACCCCCGGCCACGCCGACTTCGGTGGTGAGGTCGAGCGCGGCCTGTCCATGGTCGACGGGGTCGTCCTGCTCGTCGACGCCTCCGAGGGGCCGCTGCCGCAGACCCGGTTCGTGCTGCGCAAGGCGCTGGCCGCGTCGCTGCCGGTGATCCTGGTGGTCAACAAGACCGACCGGCCCGACGCCCGCATCGAGGAGGTCGTCGAGGAGAGCCACGACCTGCTGCTCGATCTGGCCTCCGACCTGGACGACGAGGCCTCCGAGGCCGCCGAGCTGGCGCTGGATCTGCCGGTGCTGTACGCCTCCGGCCGCGAGGGCAAGGCGTCCACCACCAAGCCCGAGAACGGCAACGCCCCCGCCGCGGAGAACCTCGACGAACTGTTCGAGGTGCTGCTGAAGTACATCCCGGCGCCGAAGGGCGACAAGGACGCGCCGCTGCAGGCGCACGTCACCAACCTCGACGCCTCGCCGTTCCTGGGCCGCATCGGCCTGGTCCGCATCCACAACGGCACCCTGCGCAAGGGCTCGAACGTGGCGTGGATGCACGGCGACGGCGTGAAGACCGTCCGCATCACCGAACTGCTGCAGACCATCGGCGTCGAGCGCAAGCCCGGGGAGGAGGCGGTCGCGGGCGATATCGTCGCGATCGCCGGCATCCCGGAGATCATGATCGGCGACACCCTCGCCGACGTGGAGAATCCGGTGGCACTGCCGCGGATCACCGTCGACGAGCCGGCCATCTCGGTCACCATCGGCACCAACACCTCGCCGCTGGTCGGCCGGGTGCAGGGGCACAAGCTGACCGCCCGCATGGTGAAGGCGCGGCTGGATCAGGAGCTGGTCGGCAACGTCTCGCTGCGGGTGCTCGACATCGGCCGCCCCGACGCCTGGGAGGTGCAGGGCCGTGGTGAGCTGGCGCTGGCCATCCTGGTCGAGCAGATGCGCCGCGAGGGTTTCGAGCTGACCGTCGGCAAGCCGCAGGTGGTCACCCGGACCGTCGACGGCAAGATCCACGAGCCGTTCGAGGAACTGACCGTCGACTGCCCGGACGAGTACCTGGGTGCGGTCACGCAGCTGCTGGCGTCCCGCAAGGGCAAGATGGTCCAGATGAGCAATCACTCCGCGGGGTGGGTGCGGATGGAGTTCATCGTCCCCTCGCGCGGCCTGATCGGCTTCCGGACCGATTTCCTCACCGAGACCCGCGGCACCGGCATCGCCAACGCCGTCTTCGACGGCTACGCGCCCTGGGCCGGCGAGATCCGGGCCCGGCACACCGGCTCGCTGGTCTCCGACCGGGCCGGTTCGGTGACCCCGTTCGCGATGATCCAGCTCGCCGACCGCGGCCAGTTCTTCGTGGAGCCGGGTGCGGACACCTACGAGGGCCATGTGGTGGGTGTCAACCCGCGTGCGGAGGATCTCGACATCAACGTCACCCGCGAGAAGAAGCTGACCAATATGCGGTCGGCCACCGGTGACGTGCTCGAGACACTGGCCAAGCCGCTGCAGCTGGATCTGGAGAGCGCGATGGAGTTCTGTGCCGTCGACGAGTGTGTCGAGGTCACCCCGCAGATCGTGCGGGTGCGCAAACTCATCCTCAACGCCACCGAGCGTGGCCGGGAACTGTCCCGGCGCAAAGCGCGTGACCGTGCGGCGACGGGCGCGTAG